Sequence from the Mastomys coucha isolate ucsf_1 unplaced genomic scaffold, UCSF_Mcou_1 pScaffold13, whole genome shotgun sequence genome:
ggcgctgagagttctacgtcttgttCCGAAGGCAGCTAGGGACCAAACTGTCTCCCAGGCAGCTAtgagagggtctcaaagcccacccaaaAAATGAcaatacttcctccaacaaggccacacctcctccaacagggccactcctcctaatagtgccactccctggctccAGTAGATTCAAACCACCATGCTTGAAcgtgttcttttctgttttacatAGGAAATGatgtgaagggtgtgtgtgtgaaaactggTGTGAACACAGAGCAAGCTTGAGCTTCCCTCAGCTTGTCCCATTGTCAGTCATGGTTGTATTGAGAATGTCCTCAGAccatttctcttctccttccagaTCATGTGTGCCCCACGGGGCAGGGATAGGTTTACTACCCCATCTTTCATCCAGCGGGATCCGTTCAGTCGTTTCCAGCCCACCTACCCCTATGTGCAGCACGAGATTgacttgcctcccaccatctccCTGTCAGATGGGGAGGAGCCACCTCCTTACCAAGGACCCTGCACTCTACAGCTCCGGGACCCAGAGCAGCAGATGGAACTCAACCGAGAGTCTGTGAGGGCCCCGCCCAACCGAACCGTTTTTGACAGTGACTTGATAGACATTTCTATGTACAACGGGGGACCATGCCCACCAAGCAGCCACTCGGGCATCAGCGCAGCTACCTGTAGCAGTAACGGAAGAATGGAGGGGCCGCCCCCGACCTACAGCGAAGTGATGGGCCACTACCCAGGCACCTCGTTCTTCCATCACCAGCACAGCAATGGACACAGGGGCAGCAGACCACAGTTTCAGCCGAACAACTCAGAGGGCACAATAGTACCCATCAAGGGCAAAGACAGGAAGCCTGGGGACCTGGTCTGATTCCCTCCAGAGTGCACTTTTCAAGGAGAGAGGAACCTcggcagggagagagaggcccGCTGGCCCCACTGCCACAGTGTTGTCCACTTTACGTGGTACAGCTGAGTAAAACCAAATGTGCAAACAACGGTCTTCGTTTCTGATTCCTTTCACGGGAATTGCATGCAAACAAGACGGGAACACGATACAAACTTCCATCTGGTTTGACCACAAACAGTGTTCGtcttggggcaggggtggggacagggctAGAGATGGTCTGATCGAGGAGAAGGGGTGTGCAGAGAGAACCGAAAAGTCTGCTTGGAAGACGTCATGAAAGTAAGACCCACAGAGGTATTTTTGACATATTTAATTCCAAAAGGAGACTGTGGATAAATGAGGCCACAGTGGCCTGTTTTATAGTTAACTGAATAAAGAGGGaagaattattatatattatcatGGGGAAGAATCAGCCAGTTTGCTTTCTCTCCAAAGGTGTgaaacttattttgttttaaaaatatgagtcAAAAACTCCTGTTTTGTGTGCCAAGGTTTAAAAGTTGGAGAAGTTAGACGAGTGAGAGGAAGTGATTTGTGTCGTGATATGTCTTAAGACTTGCACTATCTCAATGTTTAACATATGGATGAGGGAACCGTGTTGTGTGAGGTTCTGTATGTTGTCTTGTCACCTATGGATGGCTACCATGCCCAAGGAACACTCTCGAGTGTCCACAGAGTCATACAAGAAAGGTATTTGGGAATGTACCCTGGTGTTTACCAAGTTAACGTACAGTTTAAAAAGTGGTTATGTTGCAAGAGTTCGCAGCCAGAAGCAGTATACTACTGAGGTATTTAGGGAGCTTGGTGAAAGGAGATGCTTGCATTGTGTACAGAGTGTCTTGCAGAGCTAGTCTTATACCCAGCAGGGTCAGcaatttagactttttttttttcactgtagcATGAAATATATTCAGATACATAACCCTATTTTATGCAATAAATCGTCTAAAATGCAAGCTGGCTATTTTGTGTACTGCTGAACTCTGGGTCACAGCGAGTCCCAttgcccctccccttttcccagGCAGCTCTGTTGGGTTCTGCGAGGGTTCAGCACCTGGCGCCAGCCATTGTCCCCAAGGCCACTTGGCTTTCTAAGTGCTGTGCTGGGAATGGTTCTTTATGTTTAATATGCCCCTGGACTTGACAGAGGAACAAGTTTGGCCTAATAAGCCACTACATCTCTCCAGTGTTGCATGTTAGGGGAATCCGGCATGGACCTGCTAACACTCATGCCAAAGGCTCATTTCTGCATAGCCAGTCTTTGTACCGTGGTATTAGAGGTTAGAGGTGGTGGGTCAGGGTGTGACTCAGGACAAGGCGTGGCAGGCACAGTTGCATCTGGAAAATGGCTTCTTAGTATTTGAGGTCAGCTTATGATTTCTAATCCACCAACTCTCTTATGCAGATAGAAGAGCTGGCTTTCTAAACTGCACTAAGGCAGGGTTCATCTACAGTTGGCAGGCCTGCTTTCTGGGAGTCTGGCCTCTGCGTGCAACACAATGAACAGGAATGGAAATTGGGTGGCAGCTTTAACACCAAAtcaatctctccatctctctgtctctgtggtgtGTTACTGATTCTAGAAGTGCTTCCATGAAGTAACTCTGTTTCCTTACCTGGGAACTAAATTGTTCAAAGCCGGAGTCCTGTGTCACCCCAGGCACTTCTGCTTGTCCTCGTAGGCAGGCTGCTGGCTTGGTTTGAAATTTGAAGTCTCCATTGGATTCATCTGTTTTACACCATAGCATCCACAGGAATACTCAGAGCCGAAAGGAGGAAGGACCGCTAGGCGGCAGCCGTCAGCTTGTCTTAAACGATGTTTGGAAGGATGTGCTCATGAGGGTCACTGGGACTCAGGAGCTGCTCTTCTGTCTTGTCTGGTGACACTCAGTGGCCTCTTAGGCCACAGGTTAAGCAGGCCGGAGGTGACCTTTCCCACTATTCTGAGGCCTCCTGAGAAGGTTCTGGCTCCTGGTGACCTATGCTTTCAGGCTGTGCTTGAATGGTACCCCGAGATACAGTGGCAGAGGAGAGGTTTGTGTCCGCACTGGGATCTTACTGGTCGCACTTGGGCATGGATGGCTGCCAGGGCAAGGTGGGGTTATGGTTTTGCCATTCCAAATCCTAACTAGTTTTTGGTGAAGCTGGCGATCCCAGGTTTTAGTTTCAGTTCCACACAGCTTCTcagtccttccttttctccttccttccttttctatcaGTTGTGAGAATGAACCGAGATCAGAGACTCATAACTTTGGAACTTGGTAAGCACAAGGACATTTTGTAGATGCCAGTGGTATAGGCAAAACAATTAATTCAAGGATATTTAATTACGTTTCAAAACAGAAGTTGCTTTCTTAttgttattacacacacacacacacacacacacacacacacacacacacacacacacagtcaataGTGATTTTGAGGCTGGGCCTCTTTAAGGAATTAGTATAAAAGCCAAAGCAAAGGTCATCAATATTAGTCCATCTCTCTCAGCACAGGGAGGAGGTTTAGGTTGTAGCCTTCTAGCTGACTGCCCATGCCGTGCTGCCTCCTGGCTCTAGGGTGTTGACTAAGCAGCTACTGTGAAGACGCAGCTCGTTCAGTGGGGCCTGAAGTCTTTCCAGAAGCTCAGTGCTTACAAGTCCAGTGTTCAGTTTGGAAAGCAGTGAATTTAGGCAACTGACCGTAGGTTATACTGACGGATTGTTCCCATGGGGCACTTGAGTAAAGGTTTACATTGTTAGGAGGAGCAGTCATGGGCAGGCCATTCATCTGTTGTCTCACGGATTTCCAGGACTATGAAACACACAGCCTGCAAATCCATCTCCTGGAGATCAGCCTTTTGGCCTTCATTTGCTTCTTCAGAAATTCTATAAACACAGAAGCAATATTTAATAGAAGAGATCAGGAAGCCAACGGCTCACCCAATTATGTTTACTGGTTAAGCACGCCCCATGCCTTTGCCACCATAGACACACACCTAATCCCACAAGAGGTCACGGGGTGGGAGTGACTAAAGCTTACAGGCATACTGTGAGAATTACAATTTTCCTTAGTAATTTTTAGCTCAAACTCAAGAGCCAAGGATAAGGATTAACTGGGATGAATGCCTCTTCACATGTACatgggatttgtgtgtgtgtatgtattttttaaattctaagtaACTCCAATTGATCTTTATCAGGACCAAAAGGAAGTACTTTCAGAAAGCTGCTTTGAGCTGAGAAGCCATTCATATGCTGGCCTTCCCCACAGGTGTAGGCTTTCCGTCTCTTATCCAACTGTTCTTTTTAGAGACTCCTGGAGTAGATCCCTAAGATGCCCTCAGGCAACCCATGTGGCCTCTGCTGAGGTCTGCTGACACTCTGCTAGACAGAAGATGGCCATTCCTGGACTCCAGGTGTTGGGTCATGGAGACAGAGTATACGCGCTGTTACAGTGCTTCCAGAGTTTTGCTTGGAATGGCAGCTCTATGCCTCCTAGAACTGCCAGCAGTAGGGGCGTCGAGGGGAACACACTGGAAAGGATATTTGCTTTGTTACCTTTTGCTTTTCTCCCATGTCAGTTGCCCATCAAGACTTGCTTGCACCCTAAACTCACAGGCACCTCCGTGGCTGTGATTGATGGCAACAAACCCGGTTGTGTGGTTGCCAGGAGCTGTGCATGGGCCTCGGAGACAGGAACGAATCACGACCGCATTCTCAGCCTCCTTTAGTCCATAGGTTTTAGGAATAAAGATGTCACTTAATAGCTGCTTTGCCAGCTGGATGTAGCACAAGGCTGATGTCACAGCACAGGGACATCTGCTGAGCAAGGGACTTCTCCCCACACCCCATCTTGGTCCCTAGGTATGCTGGAGATACTGTAACATGACAAGGTTAGCACTAGGCAGGTGATGCAGCTGCACATACCCTCTTGGTCCCTAGCTCAGTAAGTCCATCTCTAAGCAGCTGAGGTGCCTTGATCTGAAGTCAGGAGATAGAGGGCCCCAGCCCCAGTGTGTAGTGCTCACCTCTGTTGTGCCTCATTTGAAATGGTGCTTCTTCAACTGTTTGCTTTGATTTGTAAGGTGCTGTATATACATtgaacatatgcacatactcTACCCAATGGGTAGAACAAGAAGTTAATACTGTAATATATTGTACAGATACCAGTTTTAACAGAAAAGGCATAGAATTTGTGAATGCCTATGTACTCCACCTTTTGTAAGGAAACTTGCAAATGattacatacagataaaaatCTATGTAGTTTATTTTCCTATTAAATACCATATTAACACCATGGAACAAAGTCTGAACCAGAAGCAGCCGTTCATGACCAGCATATGCATAGGAATTAAGTTGCACCTTTGCTCTGAAAACACTTTggcaatttctaaaatatttttattttaatccctttAGAAATAGTTAGACCAGTTTGGTTCTATTTTAGTCATGGGGGAAAAGTTGCTTTGGAGCTTGCTCTATGTGCAGGTCTTTTCTCTCGATGTATTTATCagtgtcaggcctcagtgggatgTGCAAATCTTTGATGACACGCATGGTGTCAGGAAAGTGAGTAACCTGTAGTAGAGGCTGTTTAGCCTAAGGGCACTTGTGACCATTTGTGTCCCATGTTTCTCAGTGCCTTGTCTTATAAATGGAAGCTATGGAGCCAATGAACTGTCTGGAATTTGTAGggaatgtctcagaaaaaaaagacccATTGGGGAAGATGATTAGGGTAGGGAAAATGTTTTGTCATTAGAGACCTGTCAACTGAGTATAGACTCTGAAGTCCACTACCACTGTGTTCTGTGGTAGTCCTGACCCCTAAGACAATTAGGTTTAATTATCAGGTTACATGTTAAGCTGCATGTCAAGTCATACTTCTCTCTTCCAGCTTAGTCTTTAGTATCCAATTGTAGCTTtggcatttttgtctttttttcttttttaaacacagTAGCCCTGGTGTCCATTAAACTACCATGGATACTAAGCACAATCCATAAAGGCAATCCATGGAATCCTGCCCGTCCAGGCTAATCCAGTTATGTCATCATCTGAGTAATTCCaggcttttctttgttctgtggtaTGTGCTCTGATTTTGAAAGTCTGAAATAGAATTATCCcccaatcaggaaaaaaaaagaaaaaaagttacaaGCTAGTACTAATTATGCTTAATGTGTGACTCTTAATGCTGACTCAGCTCTTTAACACCTCCTGACAGACGGAGGGGAGTAAATGGGACAGTGGGTACCTCCTACGTCTCATCCAAATCCAAGGTGACATCTGTCTACTGCAGGGCACATCATGAGGGTCCCAGGGTCAAAAATCTGAGGCTAGATCACTGTCAGAAAATGGGCACTCTAGTGACTGTCAGAATGTTCTGGGCTCAGTAGTAAGATGTATGGTCAACCAGGTTCCTTTCTTACAGACCCGGCTCTGACCGAGCTTTCCTCTCAATGATGCTGGTTCTGTCTGATGTGCTTGCCTTTCAAAAAT
This genomic interval carries:
- the Ldlrad4 gene encoding low-density lipoprotein receptor class A domain-containing protein 4 isoform X1, with translation MPEAGFQATNAFTECKFTCTSGKCLYLGSLVCNQQNDCGDNSDEENCLLVTEHPPPGIFNSELEFAQVLIIVVVVTVMVVVVVCLLNHYKVSTRSFINRPNQSQRQEDGLQPEGSLWPSDSSVQRPGTSEIMCAPRGRDRFTTPSFIQRDPFSRFQPTYPYVQHEIDLPPTISLSDGEEPPPYQGPCTLQLRDPEQQMELNRESVRAPPNRTVFDSDLIDISMYNGGPCPPSSHSGISAATCSSNGRMEGPPPTYSEVMGHYPGTSFFHHQHSNGHRGSRPQFQPNNSEGTIVPIKGKDRKPGDLV
- the Ldlrad4 gene encoding low-density lipoprotein receptor class A domain-containing protein 4 isoform X2, giving the protein MAKEPMTEKQKKERERLAELEFAQVLIIVVVVTVMVVVVVCLLNHYKVSTRSFINRPNQSQRQEDGLQPEGSLWPSDSSVQRPGTSEIMCAPRGRDRFTTPSFIQRDPFSRFQPTYPYVQHEIDLPPTISLSDGEEPPPYQGPCTLQLRDPEQQMELNRESVRAPPNRTVFDSDLIDISMYNGGPCPPSSHSGISAATCSSNGRMEGPPPTYSEVMGHYPGTSFFHHQHSNGHRGSRPQFQPNNSEGTIVPIKGKDRKPGDLV